From the genome of Triticum aestivum cultivar Chinese Spring chromosome 3B, IWGSC CS RefSeq v2.1, whole genome shotgun sequence, one region includes:
- the LOC123072082 gene encoding E3 ubiquitin-protein ligase At3g02290, producing MGGFCCCLSTDDFEEYVHPNNPVYRQCISLRHLFQNMFGGYTAAFQRLDSRPSNPAQGAAPLASTNPSTNITESSLSETFHLVSRPPPYDIDPRYARVQREGLVSRREKSINLTHEESPALRRNGSSSGVEHLAAQKKRSSTDPEGEHKVRRSESTKSLSGRAYNSSYAVITSDDEDVCPTCLEEYTPENPQIITKCSHHFHLSCIYEWMERSDTCPICGKEMEFCESP from the exons ATGGGAGGGTTTTGCTGCTGCCTTTCCACAGATGATTTTGAGGAATATGTTCATCCAAATAATCCTGTCTATAGGCAATGCATATCCCTAAGGCATTTGTTCCAGAACATGTTTGGAGGG TATACTGCAGCATTTCAGAGGCTCGACTCTAGGCCAAGCAACCCAGCTCAAGGAGCTGCGCCATTGGCATCCACTAATCCAAGTACTAATATAACTGAGAGTTCACTGTCTGAAACTTTTCACCTTGTTTCTAGACCACCCCCATATGACATTGACCCTAGATATGCCCGAGTTCAAAGAGAGGGACTGGTATCAAGGCGTGAAAAGTCTATAAACCTCACGCATGAAGAGTCCCCAGCTCTTAGACGAAATGGCAGCAGCTCTGGTGTTGAACATTTAGCTGCTCAAAAGAAAAGGAGCAGCACTGATCCTGAGGGTGAACATAAGGTGCGTCGTTCTGAGTCGACTAAGAGTCTTTCTGGAAGAGCATATAACAGCAGTTATGCCGTCATCACTTCAGACGACGAAGATGTCTGCCCTACTTGTCTGGAAG AATACACCCCGGAGAATCCGCAGATCATAACTAAATGCTCCCACCATTTCCATCTAAGTTGTATTTATGAGTGGATGGAGAGAAGCGACACCTGCCCGATTTGTGGGAAG GAAATGGAGTTCTGCGAGAGCCCCTGA
- the LOC123072083 gene encoding transaldolase: MAGTVPKLAAPRPAAAGPLPSQPLRAAALAFAPSARRFRVSLAGRARSPVIAMASAKEGNGAVTKRTTLHDLYEQQGQSPWYDNLCRPVTDLLPYIANGVRGVTSNPTIFQKAISSSNAYDGQFKELISAGKDAESAYWELVIKDIQDACKLFEPIYDETDGADGYVSVEVSPRLANDTQGTVEAAKWLHKVVNRPNVYIKIPATAECVPSIKEVIANGISVNVTLIFSVARYEAVIDAYLDGLEASGLSDLSRVTSVASFFVSRVDSLIDKMLEKIGTPEALAPRGKAAVAQAKIANQLYLKKFSGPRWEALVKKGAKKQRLLWASTSVKNPAYLDTLYVDPLIGPDTVSTMPDQALDAFIDHGTVARTIDANVSEAEGIYSALEKLGIDWEEVGKQLEHEGVSSFKGSFDSLLTSLEEKGNALKTAANL, encoded by the exons ATGGCCGGCACCGTGCCCAAGCTCGCCGCCCCGAGGCCGGCGGCCGCGGGGCCGCTCCCCTCGCAgcccctccgcgccgccgcgctCGCCTTCGCCCCCTCCGCCCGACGCTTCCGCGTCTCCCTCGCCGGCCGCGCCAGGAGCCCCGTCAT TGCGATGGCTTCCGCCAAGGAAGGGAACGGTGCGGTGACGAAGAGGACCACGCTCCATGACCTCTATGAGCAACAGGGTCAGTCCCCGTGGTACGACAACCTTTGCCGGCCTGTCACCGATTTGCTGCCCTACATCGCCAACGGTGTCCGTGGAGTCACCAGCAACCCAACG ATTTTCCAGAAAGCCATCTCTTCATCAAACGCCTATGACGGTCAGTTCAAGGAGCTTATATCAGCTGGGAAGGATGCGGAGAGCGCTTACTGGGAACTCGTCATAAAGGACATCCAAGACGCGTGCAAGCTGTTTGAGCCCATCTACGACGAGACTGATGGGGCTGATGGTTACGTTTCAGTGGAGGTGTCTCCTAGGCTGGCAAATGACACCCAAGGAACCGTCGAAGCTGCGAAGTGGTTACACAAAGTGGTCAACCGCCCCAATGTGTACATAAAGATCCCAGCTACAGCAGAATGTGTTCCTTCTATCAAGGAAGTCATTGCTAATGGCATCAGCGTCAATGTCACT CTTATCTTCTCTGTTGCAAGATACGAGGCTGTGATTGATGCTTACCTCGACGGGCTTGAGGCTTCTGGTTTGAGCGACTTATCCCGAGTAACCAGTGTAGCATCCTTCTTTGTCAGCCGAGTTGACAGTCTGATCGACAAAATGCTTGAGAAGATTGGAACACCGGAAGCTCTTGCCCCGAGGGGAAAG GCTGCCGtagcacaagcaaagatagcaaatcAGCTTTACCTGAAGAAATTCTCTGGCCCGAGGTGGGAGGCTTTGGTGAAGAAGGGAGCCAAGAAGCAGAGGTTGTTGTGGGCATCTACCAGCGTGAAGAACCCGGCTTACTTGGACACTCTTTACGTCGATCCTCTCATCGGACCTGACACC GTCTCTACGATGCCCGACCAAGCTCTGGACGCGTTCATCGACCACGGCACAGTTGCTAGGACAATCGACGCGAACGTATCAGAAGCCGAGGGCATATACAGTGCCCTGGAGAAGCTGGGCATCGACTGGGAAGAGGTTGGCAAGCAGCTGGAGCACGAGGGCGTGAGCTCCTTCAAGGGGAGCTTCGACAGCCTGCTCACGAGCTTGGAGGAGAAGGGCAACGCCCTCAAGACCGCCGCCAACCTGTAG